Proteins encoded by one window of Musa acuminata AAA Group cultivar baxijiao chromosome BXJ2-9, Cavendish_Baxijiao_AAA, whole genome shotgun sequence:
- the LOC135623137 gene encoding dual specificity protein phosphatase PHS1-like: MAEEEQKEEKLFPPIITPKGLFFPEIDGERERILSSRVISLLWGDLTGSVEKWVALVRKRSGRFPPSGFPHRHPKSETMSDACPITNRQRSIEIPDMQELSCDLLNKQRSGQPPEMSLWGRLGNASVLDIETSNFSWDALSSLHHTEHTSSSEQSEDEMNKAMEVTVNSGGVVFFALFSSSADLSTHEAAAVIKIASSRMATQSERLGYEFGKWLGVHTPQARVVHNSNPEWHRIKYATEKARDAAVSAGDEVGEITCSELLEALELSRCLFLMNYVHGSPLLESSNAFQNREAAMRAAAALGRVLMLDLILRNEDRLPCRQLGWRGNYANLLIADKVTSGNMDALHEESSAARSYAPQVTRFLQKERRMVPPTSEPSCQSSDVFYEFSNKLVKKEIVNNDSNGDFHVVAIDSGVPRRPPAGKRAKDHERYPKLIELLLNNVDYSSNLLYEISGGRLGHPGPGEANSVSDSCSSLDDTDMAAVVHEFRGGFRAALRDLQSFHLFLLTLYQKLDGLLRVFLSIISKSSGESDRDDMGTLDSPSHSAGFGYSTPSPACKQHIANEVNVESTDSTFQKATTKSSSAGSRGSPESVSPVSRENWNGRYFKGSEEHSHSLRLTMKLRDFHKFAKVDAELNKEIELWNGLLRADVVKFCQEKNFNTGFFEGSDNNIAVDAYELKVRLEHILERIALISDAASTERPSLVTNNLFIGGALAARSMYTLQYLGITHILCLCSNETGQSESQYPDLFQYKNFSIGDEEDTDISDIFEEASDFIDHVEHSGGKVLVHCFEGKSRSATVVLAYLMLRKGYTLSEAWNTLKKVHRRAQPNDGFAKILLDLDRRIHGKTSMNWQHKRPVMKVCPICGKNAGLSTSSLKLHLQKSHRRISAGSVDSAMKMEIQKAMEVLKISRGSSVSPTQKQSQSLTDSF; encoded by the exons ATGGCAGAAGAGGAGCAAAAGGAAGAGAAGCTCTTCCCTCCCATCATCACCCCAAAGGGACTTTTCTTTCCG GAAATCGACGGAGAGAGGGAGCGCATACTCTCTTCTCGT GTGATTTCTTTGCTGTGGGGAGATTTAACTGGATCAGTTGAGAAATGGGTAGCGCTGGTCCGTAAGCGAAGCGGGCGATTCCCGCCGTCAGGCTTCCCGCACCGGCATCCCAAGAGTGAAACAATGTCTGATGCGTGCCCCATTACTAATCGTCAGCGAAG TATTGAAATACCAGATATGCAAGAATTAAGTTGTGATTTACTTAATAAACAAAGAAGTGGCCAACCTCCAGAAATGAGTTTGTGGGGAAGACTAGGAAATGCTTCTGTTTTGGACATTGAAACCAGTAACTTCTCCTGGGATGCTTTGTCATCTCTGCATCATACAGAGCATACAAGCAGCAGTGAGCAATCTGAGGATGAAATGAACAAGGCTATGGAG GTGACTGTCAATTCTGGAGGAGTTGTTTTCTTTGCTTTGTTCAGCTCTAGTGCTGATCTATCAACACATGAAGCAGCAGCAGTTATAAAGATTGCATCCTCCAGGATGGCCACACAGTCAGAGCGCTTGGGTTATGAATTTGGGAAATGGCTTGGAGTGCATACACCTCAG GCAAGAGTGGTACATAATTCTAACCCTGAATGGCATCGGATTAAGTATGCTACAGAAAAAGCACGAGATGCAGCAGTTTCAGCTGGAGATGAAGTTGGTGAAATAACTTGTTCAGAGTTGTTAGAAGCTCTTGAATTGAGTCGATGCCTCTTCCTGATGAA TTATGTGCATGGCTCCCCTCTTCTTGAGAGTTCAAATGCATTTCAAAATCGGGAAGCCGCTATGAGAGCTGCTGCAGCACTTGGCAGGGTTCTGATGTTAGACCTTATACTTAGAAATGAGGATAGACTCCCTTGCCGTCAACTAGGGTGGCGCGGCAATTATGCAAATCTCTTAATTGCCGATAAGGTGACATCTGGGAATATGGATGCACTGCATGAAGAGAGTTCTGCTGCTAGAAGTTATGCACCACAGGTAACAAGGTTTCTACAGAAAGAGAGAAGAATGGTTCCCCCTACCTCTGAACCTTCATGTCAGAGCTCAGATGTTTTTTATGAGTTCAGCAACAAATTGGTGAAGAAAGAAATAGTGAATAATGACAGCAATGGTGATTTTCATGTTGTGGCCATTGACTCTGGGGTTCCTCGACGACCACCTGCAGGAAAACGTGCAAAAGATCATGAAAGATATCCAAAACTCATCGAACTCTTACTTAACAATGTAGACTACTCTTCCAACCTGTTATATGAGATATCTGGAGGTAGACTGGGACATCCTGGACCTGGTGAGGCTAATTCAGTCAGTGATTCATGTTCTTCCCTTGATGATACCGACATGGCAGCTGTTGTTCATGAGTTTCGAGGAGGATTTCGTGCAGCTCTCAGGGACCTTCAAAGTTTTCATTTATTTCTCCTTACCCTCTACCAGAAATTGGATGGCCTTCTACGAGTGTTTCTGTCAATAATTAGTAAAAGTTCTGGAGAGTCTGACAGAGATGATATGGGCACTTTGGATTCACCATCTCACTCAGCTGGATTTGGTTACAGCACTCCCTCACCTGCATGCAAGCAACACATTGCAAATGAAGTAAATGTGGAATCAACTGACTCCACATTTCAGAAAGCTACTACAAAATCTTCATCCGCAGGATCACGGGGAAGTCCTGAATCAGTTTCTCCCGTTTCTCGTGAAAACTGGAATGGGAGGTACTTCAAAGGAAGTGAAGAACATTCTCATAGTCTTCGATTGACAATGAAGCTTCGTGACTTTCACAAATTTGCAAAG GTAGACGCTGAACTGAACAAAGAGATTGAGCTGTGGAATGGACTGCTTCGAGCAGATGTGGTTAAGTTTTGCCAGGAAAAGAATTTCAATACAGGATTCTTTGAGGGCAGTGATAATAATATTGCTGTTGATGCTTACGAGTTGAAG GTCCGACTTGAACATATACTCGAAAGGATAGCTCTGATTTCTGATGCGGCAAGTACAGAGAGGCCATCTCTTGTTACAAATAACTTGTTTATTGGTGGGGCTCTTGCTGCAAGGTCAATGTACACCCTTCAATACTTGGGCATCACACATATTCTCTGCTTGTGTTCGAATGAGACTGGACAGTCAGAATCTCAATATCCGGACCTTTTTCAGTACAAGAACTTCTCG ATAGGTGATGAAGAGGATACAGACATCAGTGATATCTTTGAGGAGGCTTCAGATTTCATTGATCATGTTGAGCATTCTGGAGGAAAAGTTTTGGTTCACTGTTTTGAGGGAAAAAGTCGCAGTGCAACTGTCGTCCTTGCTTACTTAATGCTAAGAAA GGGATACACACTATCTGAAGCATGGAACACACTGAAGAAGGTTCACCGCCGAGCTCAGCCGAACGATGGCTTTGCCAAAATTCTGTTAGATCTTGATAGAAGGATACACGGAAAAACTTCTATGAATTGGCAGCACAAGAGACCTGTGATGAAGGTGTGCCCGATCTGTGGAAAGAATGCTGGTTTGAGCACAAGCTCACTCAAACTCCATCTTCAGAAGTCTCACAGAAGAATTTCCGCAGGGAGTGTCGACAGTGCCATGAAAATGGAAATACAGAAGGCCATGGAGGTGCTCAAGATTAGCCGCGGCAGCAGTGTCAGCCCGACTCAGAAGCAGTCTCAATCATTGACTGACAGCTTTTAG
- the LOC135623136 gene encoding uncharacterized protein LOC135623136: MSSFSGNSSGRAPSSAASFDSYKFDFGLAGSARGSAARPLKDQKPSPYVASSAPSSKPAAPAWSHQPSRPSWTPAAPAPSGASGISRSGNLSSTPASMVGDIFGKSWVSAAPSSAKSGLAIPKSDPNLFGDLVGSALGQGRGGSSNVPLKSAAHKNTFSMGNLSDSLPRSTNPTTSAAAAANSTPMRSSSLGSSDDLGNFPFFNQPGPKIGTPMGSGGQPMKSTAGVPPTNAKRDPFGSLVDFGSKPTAKAPMSSANSSNMSGASPGADDFSFGAFQNANSTKKSDIGISGASFSSPPPPQQPTPSKADTDPLDMFFSSSAAAAPAAGVASEASGSQQFSEMNDWDLGSEFGGHDTGGSTMELEGLPPPPSGVTAPAAKTKGLDNYKQGQFADAIKWLSWAVVLLEKSGDHDSMAEVLSCRASCYKEVGEYKKAVADCSKVLEKDTANVLMLVQRALLYESMEKYKLGAEDLRMVLKIDPGNRLARSTIHRLNKFAD, translated from the exons ATGAGCTCCTTCTCCGGCAACAGCTCAGGTCGCGCCCCCTCATCCGCCGCCTCCTTCGACTCCTACAAGTTCGACTTCGGCCTCGCCGGATCCGCCCGGGGCTCGGCCGCCCGTCCCCTCAAGGACCAGAAACCCAGTCCCTACGTCGCCTCCTCCGCCCCCTCCTCCAAGCCCGCCGCCCCCGCCTGGTCCCACCAGCCCTCTCGGCCCTCGTGGACCCCCGCCGCGCCCGCGCCCTCCGGCGCCTCCGGCATCTCGAGATCTGGCAACCTCTCCAGCACCCCCGCTTCCATGGTCGGTGATATATTCGGCAAGAGCTGGGTGTCGGCCGCGCCCTCTTCCGCCAAATCTGGCCTTGCGATCCCCAAATCTGACCCTAATCTCTTCGGTGATCTCGTTGGATCCGCCCTCGGCCAGGGCCGTGGCGGATCTAGCAACGTTCCGTTGAAGTCCGCTGCTCACAAGAATACCTTCTCCATGGGCAATTTATCCGATTCCCTTCCTAGATCGACTAATCCTACCACCTCCGCCGCTGCTGCGGCCAACAGTACCCCAATGAGGTCTAGCAGCCtgggatcttccgacgatcttggaAATTTCCCATTTTTTAATCAGCCTGGTCCTAAGATCGGGACTCCGATGGGTAGTGGTGGGCAACCGATGAAATCGACGGCTGGAGTCCCACCGACGAATGCTAAAAGGGATCCTTTTGGTTCGTTGGTTGATTTTGGATCAAAGCCCACTGCAAAAGCACCGATGTCGTCGGCAAATTCATCCAATATGAGCGGTGCCAGTCCCGGTGCTGATGATTTCTCTTTTGGCGCGTTCCAGAACGCCAATTCGACAAAAAAGAGCGACATTGGAATTAGTGGTGCCAGCTTTTCTTCTCCGCCACCACCACAACAGCCTACTCCCTCTAAAGCTGACACGGATCCATTGGACATGTTCTTCTCTTCGTCTGCAGCTGCTGCTCCTGCCGCTGGAGTCGCCTCAGAGGCATCAGGGAGCCAGCAATTCTCTGAAATGAATGATTGGGACCTGGGTTCTGAGTTTGGAGGACATGACACTGGTGGGTCAACGATGGAGCTTGAGGGCCTGCCGCCACCACCCTCAGGCGTCACAGCACCAGCTGCAAAGACCAAGGGATTGGATAATTACAAGCAGGGCCAATTTGCTGATGCTATCAAGTGGCTTTCATGGGCAGTTGTGCTTTTGGAGAAATCTGGGGACCATGATTCAATGGCTGAGGTCTTATCTTGCAGAGCCTCGTGCTACAAAGAAGTTGGCGAATATAAGAAGGCTGTGGCTGACTGCTCGAAG GTGTTAGAGAAAGATACGGCAAATGTCTTAATGCTAGTACAACGAGCACTTTTGTACGAGAGTATGGAAAAATACAAACTTGGTGCTGAAGATTTGAGGATGGTCCTGAAAATCGACCCTGGTAATAGGCTTGCAAGAAGTACAATCCACCGTTTAAATAAATTTGCTGATTAA